A region of the Drosophila ananassae strain 14024-0371.13 chromosome XL, ASM1763931v2, whole genome shotgun sequence genome:
TTATGAGGAAGCTTGAAGCATTACAGCTCTCACATTCCTTCCAAGGCGATCTCCTACCAATTACTACAAGTTTTCATCAAAACCACTTGGTTTTCCCATTAAATTCCCACTAGAGCACTGGCAAAGCGTCTCTGCACTCCCCAGTCCCCggaatataaaagaaaattaatttttaaattggttctgaaacttatttaatttcgcaCAGCCAGCTCCAGCGGACGGAGGGAGCTGAACTTTGGCTCGCAAACCGATATGACATAAATATCTTCTGTCACATGAGCTCTATCTGCCGAGTGCAGCACAATAAGTAATTCCCTTTCTCTACTCCACCCATGAGCATGAGTCCGTATGAGCCCGTATttcgtttctgtttctgtttctgtttccgTTTCCATGCCTCTGGTCCCCCGTCCTGATCTCCTGCATGGAGCTCTTTGGTTTTTGTATGGAAATTTAGAAATTATGTTTTCTTgtcttttaattaataatctCAAGGGTGTTTTCGTCTGTCCCGGCTGTTCGCCTGAGCAAGATGGAGTTGTGGAGCAAGTGGATTGCTGGGGATTTCTGGGGGGAGTGGGTCTGGGTCTCGGTCTGGGTGTGGCAatggggcgtatgagtaacaTGCGAAAGCAATATTTGTTTCTGGGAAGAACCAGCAGGCAGCTGCTGTGGCTCGGCAGTGCGCCCGCTGGGTTGCGGAGTAACTTTTACGGCCCGGACTGTGTGAGCCGGAGAGTGTGTGGGTTGACAATGTGAtttacatttaattaaaatcgtATTTACTCGTTAGATAAACAAACACGGAGTAAGCCGTCGTCCTCGCTGTTCCTGCATCATTAGGCACTCGAAGCCCTCGAATGGGAAATGGCGGATGGAATTGGTAGCTGGGGAGACGGCGGGCACTGGAAGCCGGCAACTGACAACAGCCGGAAGCCGTGGCGGAGGTGTCGGAGGGTCCTGTGGGCCGTGTCTCAGGTGCCGGCCCTGCCACTTGGCTGTCAGACTGGCGTTTCGGTGACGTTGACAGGGCGACATGTCAAAAATAACTCGGCGCCATCGATCGCCAAGGGCGGGCCCAAAATAAAGCACTCCAACGCGGCTCTGCCAGGCTCCTGGCAAGGCTCCTGACCTCTTCCTCCTTGGCAGCCCaacaaaggaaataaaaatagcCAAAAATGTGGAAACAAGAGGCAAGAAACAGGAGACTTGTCGCCAATTTCATTAGGTCCCTGGCCAGACGGAGCAAGTGGTCGATAAATTTTGGAGAACTTTTAATTCCAGGCACTCGCAGGCACAGAGCTTCAAATCGTGGGTTTAAGGCTAGTGGCGGCCTTTGGGAGGAGCCCCCAATCATGTTGCACCCATGTGTTTGCGTCTCTCCTGGTTGGTCGGTCATTGTGTCCCCTTGTTTTGACTTGATGACCGAGttaaacaaacacacaccgCACAAACATGACCCCAGTCCGGGTCCGATTGAGGAGCCGTGTCCAATTTGCATGGCCATTGTGAGCGAGTCCGATTCCGAGTTCGATTCCGGGCGGAGCAGGGCGAAGACAGCGCAGCAGGGCGggtggtgtggtgtggtggCCCGAGTATGTGGGGCAGAGTGCCGGCATTTATCAGTGTAATTTGGTGTGTCAACTTTGAAATAATTTCAGTCGGGACTGAAGTGTGTCACGCCCTGAGAGGCCACAGAAAGTATGGCATACACGAGGCAGCCCGCAATTATCGGCCCCCGGTCCCGGGCCTCCCGATAAGAGGCCCGAGAACGCCTTAAAGTCGGTGGAACTCTGATTTAAAACAAACATGCCGGGCCAACTCTTGTTGCCTAATCGATTCCGATGTTGCTGCCCCTCCGACCGCCTGCCGCCTCCCGTTTTTATTGTTCGTCGTTGGCAGTGCTTTGTGTTTGATTTGGGGGGGAGGGAGGCGGGTGGATTGGACTCCTTGTAAAACAATGACAAGGACAAATTTGTGCGATAGGCAAACAGAGTTGAAGGCGTTGGGGAGTGGGTTGCCGGAGGCGTCCCGGGGTCAGAGTTCCTGGAAGTGTCAATACAAATATAAATCAATGTTCGGGCCAGGTCGGGCGCCCGGCAAAAAGGTAGCAAGCCTAAGCAGTTGTGGCTGCCTTTGTTTCGCCCTTGCAGGCAATCTCAATCAATTTTAACAAGCAGACGCCGAAAAGCCTGTCTGCCAGTGGCGCCAGCGCCAAGGGGATGCGACCGAGTGGGGCCTCCGGTCTGGGCCGCATCCCTGGAAACGGCGTCTCTGGCCGACTGGTGATGCATTCCTGTTGTTAACAAAACCCAGGCTCCGCTCGGTCAGATTCACTTCGGAATCTTCCTAATTGGTTGCCAGTTTGTTTTCTGGATCGCATTTACATGCAAACTCAGACGCCAGGACGTCTCCACCGCAGAGGTGTGCAGACAAATCCGGTTCGATTGGAATTTCAGCGACTCTCGCTCGGCCTTATTTCGGCAACGATACAATGAAGACGTGTTCGCAGTGGCAGTGTAGTGTAGtgccatgccccatgcccatAAGCCTGCAACTCCAAAAAAGTTTTCTagaatttcatttaattttcagtTCTGCAGAGACTGATGCCCGTCCCAGTCTCCTCGCCAGCGGGGCTGTAATTAGTGTGAGCAGCGAGGCACTGGCGCTGGGACTGGCCCTGGCGGAGCATAGGCCGGGCCAAAAGTTTTCAGACATTTTTTGCAGTTCCAGCTTTTCAGTTTCTTATATTGCACAGCCCTCCCCAGTggctgcttttgtttttgtttcgctAGAATTTGTTCAATTTAATGTAACATGGAAGAGAAAACACAGAAagctggagcaggagctggcGGTGGTGGGGAGAGCACAGCATGGAAAACTGAAAAGTTTGCGGTGATGTCGGAAAATTCTATTCAAGGCAATGCGCACTGCCTTAAAGGCCTTTAAGGACTCCCCACTAGTGCCGCCCCACCAGGGAAGCCTCGAGTGGAAATGTACGGAGGTCTAATGCGATTAAAATGGTCAAGCGATGACCCAGCCCAAGGCCTCTGGATTAAATGGAGGTGTCAACAGTTGGAGCTCACCAGAGATGATTAGTTTCTTTCCATCCAGTTTGAAAgccattaaaatttaattacaaaatGGGGGATCTTGACTTTTTCTAGTGCACAAAGGGCCAAAGTTTGACTATCGTCTATCGGTGGCGATAGTCTCCTGTAGAACTGCCTTTTTGGCGCCCATCACTCAAGTTTCAAAAACATTAAAGCTTTATTTATTCGGCATGGAGAGATCGCCTGGTGGAATGCTTAGGAGAGATTCGGAAAGTGTTTCACGTCGTCCACCTGGGGCGGAAGTTGGTTCTGGACCTCCCTCGGCTGGGGCAGAGGGAGCTCAGGGAAGTCCGGGGGATCCACCAGCGCGAGGAAGAACTCCCTCTTCTTGCAGTGCTGCCCGATGCTATTAAAGTTGAACTGGATGATGTCGCAGAGGCGCAGATTGCGGCCCGAGCGCTGGAAGGGCGCCGAGGCGCGGAAAGGGGGAAAGAACTCCGCCCGGGGATCCGATCCAGCAGGCTTCGCGGCCACGGGCTTCAGGGTGGCCCTCCACTCGTCCAGGGTGAGGAACATGCTGTCGTCCAGAGGCTCCTCCTGGTGGTGGCTCATGGGCTCCGAGAAGAGGGAGACGTCGCTGTTGGAATTGATCCGCCTGCGGCGCGCCGGCTGCCGACCCCCGTACACCTGGCTGCGGGCGATGGCCTTCTTGTGTTCCTGGATCTCCAGCTTGGGGGAGCCCCAGTTGTGGGCACCGCCTCCGTTGCGCTTGTACACGGCCTTGACGCCGGTGCGGTCGGAGCCGGACTGGCGGTCGTGCAGGCGGGCGCGGCTGGTTCGGTCCAGGTTGGGCCGGTGCCGGAACCCGGATAGGTAGCCCCGGAAGGAGCTGCGACTGGGCTTGCGCTCGGGCGACATCTCCGGCGGCAGGCAGAAGTTGTGCCCCAGGGCGGAGCCTGCCACGCCGTAGTTGCGGTTGAGCTTCTTCGAAGTGGCGTTGGTGGAGATCCTGACGGAGGCGCTCGCGGCGCCAGAACCGAACAGCCTGCGCTCCCGCCTGGGCGAGGGGCTGCTCTTGTCCTGCTTGGAATTGGGGCTGCCGGACTTGGCGGACGGCGTGTTGTCCTTCTTGTGCGATGGCTTGCTCTTCTTCCCGCCCGCCGGGATGTCCTTCTTGGGGCCCAGGTTATCCTTCTTGGAGTCCTTGAGGATAGCCGCAGAGGCGTTCTTACCTTCGAGCTTGGCTTCCAGCTTCCGGCCGGTCTTGGAGCGCTTGGTGGACTGCAGCTGGAGCTGCTGGGCCTGCGCGGCCTTCCTGGCCCTCAGCCGCAGCTCCTTGTTGGACAGAAGGACCTGGGTCTCGTCCTCGAACGAGAGCAGCTGGTAACGATTTCCGCCGTAGGAATACATGCCGATTGATTTCTCAGATTTTCgcttttgaaaatttttcagaACGCTTTTCTTAGTTATTTTTTGGAACGAAAAGGGAGCTCTCGTCGCACTAAATGCTTGGGTTGTAATGAAAATTCCCGAGCTGACACCCAGCCCTTCGCCGAGACAGTTCGATATATTTTGTCAAGGGTTCCCCAGATCCGAACAATTGTGTTCCCAGCACACTTTCCAACACCCCCTGGGGAAGCACTTGTTCGGTAGTTGCCAGAAACCCATCCGCTGAACTAATTGTATGCAGTTGGGGCGGTCACATCGCGGACATCACTGGCCCTTCATCACTGGCCCTCCATCACTGGCCGGAGTGGTCACTCTCGTGGCCATCAAGACCCTTGTTCGGGCCATAAGTCATGTGCCTCCTCCGGAGCCCGCTCCTCTCCCGCGGCAGCTCTCCATCTTCGCGAACAAACTTGTGTACTTATGAAAATTAGTTTTTGCCGCTCcggcttcagcttcagctccTGTTCCTGCTCCTTGCCAGCTTCCATCTTCCATCGGATCCTGCTCCAGCTCAACTCctatttttcataattaaagtgcaaataaaaaactaactGGCGAACAAACAATTGCAATTAAATGTTGTTCTGGGCTGCCCCTGTGATGCTGCTGTTATTGCTTTATGTTTGTACTCGCATTTATTTGCTGTTCCCCATCCCGGGGATGTCCTGCTCCTCCCGACTCCCGACTGCCGGCGCCCAACGCCCATCGCTcctgtttgtattttttattattttctttctgCTCGCAGCTTCTGCCGCTGTGCGGGAACATAATTCACTTTTTATTATCTCATATTTTATAGAAACTTCCAGTTTCAGGCGCAAGTTGAGCGGAAGAGCGAGGAGCGGGCTGGTGGGCTGGTGGGTGACTGGATAGTGGCCTGGTGGGGCGGCTGTTCTCGCAGGAGGGGCAGCAAGCCGCCTCCCACACCCTTCGCCCGGCTGTGTCGTTTAATTCATTTAGTTTATGCTTTTAGTGCTTTATTTGCTTAACTGCAGCTTGCAGCTCgcatgtgtgcgtgtgtgctcaagtgtgtctgtgtctgtgtctgtgtgtgcgTTTTTGTTGCATAATTGCTGCACCACACTGACGCACGCACTGGATTTCGCAATTACTCCGCTCGAcaaacagcaacaataacagaAACCGAAACACGAAGCCGCACATGCGAATTAATCAAAATCAACATAGGGATGTCTGCGCAAAAGTATCGAAAGTCTATCGGCTCAGACCAACTGCCTATCGCTCCTCGCAAAAAAGGACAAAGGAGTAAtaatacagaataattataACAGAGAAATAATCAGAAGCTAATGGCCTAGAAAAGTTTAGGAATATTCTCGATAGCTCTACTTGGCTCCGATTATTCCGATAATTGCTGCCATCTTCAGCTCCCTCCCAGCACCCCCCCCGGGAGGGAACAAAGCCAACCACCTCCCGCCTCCCACCGCCATTGAGGAGCAGCAGCTCGGAAAACCGCAGATGCTGCCATTGACAACGCATCGCTGCACTCTGCATCCTGTTTGCCGAAGAACCGAAAACGCTGCGTTT
Encoded here:
- the LOC6503736 gene encoding uncharacterized protein LOC6503736, whose product is MYSYGGNRYQLLSFEDETQVLLSNKELRLRARKAAQAQQLQLQSTKRSKTGRKLEAKLEGKNASAAILKDSKKDNLGPKKDIPAGGKKSKPSHKKDNTPSAKSGSPNSKQDKSSPSPRRERRLFGSGAASASVRISTNATSKKLNRNYGVAGSALGHNFCLPPEMSPERKPSRSSFRGYLSGFRHRPNLDRTSRARLHDRQSGSDRTGVKAVYKRNGGGAHNWGSPKLEIQEHKKAIARSQVYGGRQPARRRRINSNSDVSLFSEPMSHHQEEPLDDSMFLTLDEWRATLKPVAAKPAGSDPRAEFFPPFRASAPFQRSGRNLRLCDIIQFNFNSIGQHCKKREFFLALVDPPDFPELPLPQPREVQNQLPPQVDDVKHFPNLS